Proteins found in one Magnolia sinica isolate HGM2019 chromosome 5, MsV1, whole genome shotgun sequence genomic segment:
- the LOC131246089 gene encoding uncharacterized protein LOC131246089, translating to MMPEGGSGGYYNSKKTDDICEDVCGQEATRAASSMSRLRCILRGMDFKAYILLFVIVPMCSLGIYMHGQKITYFLRPIWESPPKPFHNIPHYYHENVSMENLCRLHGWGIRESPRRVFDAVLFSNELDILAIRWNELYPYITQFVLLESNSTFTGLPKPLVFASHRDDFKFVESRLTYGTIAGGFRKGENPFVEEAYQRVALDQLLSIAGISDDDLLIMSDVDEIPSAHTIDLLRWCNDIPPILHLRLRNYLYSFEFLVDNKSWRASVHRYQTGKTRYAHYRQTDDILSDSGWHCSFCFRYISELIFKMKAYSHNDRVRFSHYLNPSRVQDVICRGADLFDMLPEEYTFKDIIGKLGPIPRSYSAVHLPAYLLQNAEKYRFLLPGNCVRERG from the exons ATGATGCCTGAAGGAGGGAGTGGAGGGTATTATAATTCCAAGAAAACAGACGATATCTGTGAAGATGTTTGCGGCCAG GAGGCAACACGAGCTGCTTCGAGCATGTCGAGATTGCGATGCATACTCCGAGGCATGGATTTCAAAGCGTACATTCTTCTGTTTGTTATTGTTCCCATGTGCAGTCTAGGTATTTATATGCATGGGCAGAAGATAACTTATTTTCTACGTCCGATATGGGAATCCCCTCCAAAACCATTCCACAATATCCCACACTATTATCATGAGAATGTGTCCATGGAGAACCTCTGCCGGCTTCATGGATGGGGAATCCGAGAGAGCCCGAGGCGTGTTTTTGACGCGGTGTTGTTCAGTAATGAATTGGACATTCTTGCCATCCGATGGAATGAACTTTACCCTTATATCACACAGTTTGTTCTCCTTGAATCAAATTCAACGTTTACTGGCTTGCCCAAGCCGCTCGTCTTTGCTAGCCACCGAGATGATTTCAAATTTGTAGAGTCCCGGCTGACTTACGGAACTATTGCTGGAGGATTTAGGAAAGGCGAGAACCCGTTTGTTGAAGAGGCTTATCAGAGAGTAGCACTCGATCAGCTTCTCAGCATAGCAGGCATAAGCGATGATGACTTGTTGATAATGTCTGATGTTGATGAGATCCCGAGCGCCCACACAATCGACCTCTTGAGGTGGTGCAATGACATCCCTCCAATTCTTCATCTTCGGCTTCGTAACTATTTATATTCTTTTGAGTTTCTAGTGGACAATAAGAGCTGGAGAGCTTCAGTCCATAGGTATCAGACTGGTAAGACTAGATATGCACATTATCGTCAAACAGATGACATCTTATCAGATTCGGGATGGCACTGCAGCTTTTGCTTCCGGTATATCAGTGAGTTGATATTTAAAATGAAAGCGTATAGTCACAATGATCGGGTAAGGTTCTCTCATTACCTCAACCCTTCAAGGGTCCAGGATGTGATCTGTCGTGGAGCAGACTTGTTTGACATGCTGCCTGAGGAGTACACATTCAAGGATATCATTGGGAAGTTGGGACCGATACCTCGTTCATATTCAGCAGTTCATCTTCCAGCATATCTTCTTCAAAATGCCGAAAAGTACAGATTTCTCTTGCCTGGGAACTGTGTCAGAGAACGTGGCTGA